Proteins from a genomic interval of Panthera tigris isolate Pti1 chromosome A2, P.tigris_Pti1_mat1.1, whole genome shotgun sequence:
- the FEZF2 gene encoding fez family zinc finger protein 2, with the protein MASSASLETMVPPACPRAGASPATSKTLAFSIERIMAKTSEPRAPFEPRPGTLEADGGQGKKLLNLCSPLPCMIPLQPLGYEVPSKTLLSYSELWKSSLRAGGGGGGGGGGGGGGGGGGGGGAPVCGASGLCKTNCGVCCKADLGLAPSALPAGRVIKPQVINQAVGLPASGSLYYFNYLDSAAYPPSELLGGHLFPSGLLNAQAPAALAAHPKLFLLENAKLAGLAADKFPHPAPYAHKERLPAPLEQVLKENSALTAERGGVKGHGKLPGGSADGKPKNFTCEVCGKVFNAHYNLTRHMPVHTGARPFVCKVCGKGFRQASTLCRHKIIHTQEKPHKCNQCGKAFNRSSTLNTHIRIHAGYKPFVCEFCGKGFHQKGNYKNHKLTHSGEKQYKCTICNKAFHQVYNLTFHMHTHNDKKPFTCATCGKGFCRNFDLKKHVRKLHDSVGPAAPSTKDLTRTVQS; encoded by the exons ATGGCCAGTTCGGCTTCCCTGGAGACCATGGTGCCCCCGGCCTGCCCGCGCGCTGGAGCGTCGCCGGCCACTTCCAAGACGCTGGCCTTCTCCATCGAGCGCATCATGGCCAAGACGTCGGAGCCCCGTGCGCCCTTTGAGCCCCGGCCGGGGACGCTGGAGGCAGACGGCGGCCAGGGCAAGAAATTGCTCAACCTTTGCTCGCCGCTGCCCTGTATGATCCCCCTCCAGCCCCTAGGCTACGAGGTGCCGTCCAAGACGCTGCTCAGTTACTCCGAGCTCTGGAAAAGCAGCCTCCGGGCGGGCGgcggtggaggaggaggaggaggaggaggaggaggcggcggcggcggcggcggcgggggggccCCGGTGTGCGGCGCCAGCGGCTTGTGCAAAACCAACTGTGGCGTGTGCTGCAAGGCCGATCTGGGCCTGGCGCCGTCTGCGCTGCCGGCGGGCAGGGTCATCAAGCCGCAGGTCATCAACCAGGCGGTGGGGCTGCCGGCCAGCGGCTCGCTCTACTATTTCAACTACCTGGACTCTGCCGCGTACCCGCCGTCTGAGCTCCTCGGAGGCCACCTCTTCCCGTCCGGCCTCCTCAACGCACAGGCCCCCGCCGCCCTGGCCGCGCACCCCAAACTCTTTTTGCTGGAGAACGCCAAGTTGGCCGGCCTGGCCGCGGACAAGTTCCCCCATCCGGCCCCCTATGCCCATAAAGAGCGCTTGCCCGCGCCGCTGGAGCAAGTGCTGAAGGAGAACTCGGCCCTGACCGCCGAACGCGGCGGCGTCAAGGGCCACGGCAAGCTGCCCGGGGGCTCTGCGGACGGCAAGCCCAAAAACTTCACCTGCGAGGTGTGCGGCAAG GTGTTTAATGCTCACTATAACCTCACCCGCCACATGCCGGTCCACACCGGAGCCAGACCGTTCGTGTGCAAAGTCTGCGGCAAAGGCTTCCGCCAGGCCAGCACGCTCTGCAGACACAAAATTATCCACACCCAG GAAAAGCCGCATAAATGCAACCAGTGCGGCAAAGCCTTCAACCGCAGTTCCACGCTCAACACGCACATCCGCATCCACGCGGGCTACAAGCCCTTCGTCTGCGAGTTTTGCGGCAAAGGCTTTCACCAAAAAG GGAACTACAAGAATCACAAGCTGACCCACAGCGGCGAGAAGCAGTACAAATGCACCATCTGCAACAAGGCCTTCCACCAGGTCTACAACCTGACCTTCCACATGCACACCCACAACGACAAGAAGCCTTTCACGTGCGCCACTTGCGGCAAAGGGTTTTGCAGAAACTTTGACTTAAAGAAACACGTGCGCAAACTCCACGATAGCGTGGGGCCTGCCGCCCCCTCCACAAAGGACCTGACTCGGACAGTGCAGAGCTGA